In the genome of Rhodothermus sp., one region contains:
- a CDS encoding flavin reductase family protein, producing the protein MTVQSLGEALRQVMRRVPSPVTVVTATANGEMRGITIGSFTSVSLEPPLISFNVARQARMHPLLLQAQHFAVHILGAHQVALSQRFAEPGRQGAEQFEGLAYRLNIEGTPVLEGVLAVLHCRPYRTIEAGDHTIFIGEVVGIETFAEGPPVLYYNRAYRTVGETLAPELPSNAAPKSAKS; encoded by the coding sequence ATGACTGTGCAGTCTCTTGGAGAAGCCCTGCGCCAGGTGATGCGGCGGGTTCCGTCGCCTGTCACAGTGGTGACGGCGACCGCCAATGGCGAGATGCGGGGGATTACGATAGGATCATTTACCAGCGTCTCTCTGGAGCCGCCGCTCATTTCGTTTAACGTGGCCCGGCAAGCCCGCATGCATCCGTTGCTGCTGCAGGCCCAGCATTTTGCCGTGCATATTCTGGGGGCTCATCAGGTAGCCCTGAGCCAGCGCTTTGCCGAACCCGGACGACAGGGCGCCGAACAGTTCGAAGGCCTGGCCTACCGATTAAACATTGAGGGCACGCCCGTGCTGGAAGGGGTGCTGGCCGTATTGCATTGTCGGCCTTATCGCACCATCGAAGCCGGAGATCATACGATCTTTATCGGCGAAGTAGTGGGCATCGAAACATTTGCGGAAGGCCCTCCCGTGCTTTACTACAACCGGGCCTATCGGACCGTAGGTGAAACGCTTGCTCCGGAGCTGCCCAGCAATGCCGCTCCAAAAAGTGCAAAATCGTAA
- the dnaJ gene encoding molecular chaperone DnaJ gives MRDYYEVLGVDRNATQEEIKRAYRRLALQYHPDRNPNDKEAEARFKEIAEAYEVLSDPEKRRRYDRYGHAGVRGNGMPEGTPFDDLNDIFSAFHDIFSASGSVFEEVFGGGRRRARREARGRAGGDLHVKVQLTLEEIAEGTEKEIRVRKYVPCETCHGTGAEGGTAGYTTCPTCRGAGELRQVSRSIFGQFINIQTCPHCGGAGRLLRNRCPDCGGSGRRMDEETVRITIPPGALEGHYLTLRGAGHAGVKGGPPGDLIVEIEELPHEHFVREGLDIYYDLVISFPDAALGTEVEVPTLRGRARLQIDPGIQSGKILRMRGRGLPELNGPGRGDQFVRVHVWTPTRLTDEERQILEHLRRSPSFQPNLEEGRRSFFRRFKDAFR, from the coding sequence ATGCGTGACTATTACGAAGTGCTCGGGGTAGACCGCAACGCCACCCAGGAGGAGATTAAGCGGGCCTATCGTAGACTGGCATTGCAATACCACCCCGACCGCAACCCTAATGATAAAGAGGCAGAGGCCCGGTTTAAGGAAATTGCCGAGGCCTACGAGGTGCTCTCGGATCCTGAGAAGCGACGGCGCTATGATCGCTATGGACATGCCGGCGTGCGGGGCAACGGCATGCCGGAAGGGACCCCATTTGATGACCTCAACGATATCTTTAGCGCGTTTCACGACATTTTCAGTGCCTCCGGTTCAGTTTTCGAAGAAGTCTTTGGGGGTGGACGTCGGCGCGCCCGCCGTGAGGCACGGGGGCGGGCAGGGGGCGATCTCCACGTTAAGGTGCAGCTGACCCTGGAAGAGATCGCCGAAGGCACCGAAAAGGAAATCAGGGTACGCAAATACGTGCCGTGCGAGACCTGCCATGGTACGGGTGCCGAAGGAGGCACGGCCGGTTATACCACCTGCCCCACCTGTCGCGGTGCCGGTGAGCTCCGACAGGTGTCGCGTTCGATCTTCGGACAGTTTATCAATATTCAGACCTGCCCGCACTGTGGGGGCGCCGGACGCCTCCTGCGCAACCGCTGTCCAGACTGTGGGGGCAGCGGCCGCCGCATGGACGAGGAGACCGTACGGATAACGATTCCGCCCGGTGCCCTTGAGGGGCATTATCTAACCCTGCGAGGAGCCGGACACGCAGGGGTTAAAGGAGGCCCTCCGGGAGATCTGATCGTCGAGATCGAGGAGCTGCCCCATGAACACTTCGTACGGGAGGGACTGGACATTTACTACGATCTGGTGATCTCCTTCCCGGATGCTGCCCTGGGCACAGAAGTCGAGGTGCCTACGCTGCGCGGTCGCGCCCGACTACAGATTGATCCGGGCATTCAATCGGGCAAAATTTTGCGTATGCGAGGCCGAGGGCTTCCGGAACTGAACGGACCAGGGCGGGGAGATCAGTTTGTCCGGGTGCACGTGTGGACGCCGACCCGGCTGACCGACGAAGAGCGACAGATTCTGGAGCACCTCCGACGATCGCCTTCTTTCCAGCCCAACCTGGAAGAAGGGCGGCGCTCCTTCTTCCGCCGCTTCAAGGATGCTTTTCGATGA
- a CDS encoding nucleotide exchange factor GrpE gives MEGARKGAITQEAMQQTADTEQLQQQEHTSPAPEAEAPAEENDLATRIEQLEAELAQKEDQLMRAVAELRNYRRRVEQEKQQLLDLGKAEAIRPLLEVLDDLERSLEAARQAETQDPGVAYHKLREGVELVHQKFLKELTALGVQPIEAMGQPFNPALHEAMMQQPAPEGVTPGTVLQEVQKGYRLGERVLRHSRVVVAAPPNGDSQA, from the coding sequence ATGGAGGGAGCACGCAAAGGAGCGATAACGCAGGAAGCCATGCAACAGACTGCGGATACAGAACAGTTACAACAACAAGAACATACATCGCCGGCCCCTGAAGCGGAGGCGCCGGCGGAGGAAAACGACCTGGCAACCCGTATCGAACAACTGGAGGCTGAGCTGGCGCAGAAGGAGGACCAGCTCATGCGGGCGGTAGCAGAGCTGCGGAACTACCGCCGGCGCGTTGAACAGGAAAAGCAGCAGCTACTGGACCTGGGGAAAGCGGAAGCGATTCGTCCGCTACTGGAAGTGCTGGACGATCTGGAGCGTTCGCTGGAGGCGGCTCGTCAGGCCGAAACGCAGGATCCCGGCGTCGCCTATCACAAATTGCGCGAGGGTGTCGAACTGGTGCACCAGAAGTTTCTGAAGGAACTGACCGCCCTGGGGGTGCAACCCATTGAGGCGATGGGTCAGCCCTTTAATCCGGCGCTGCATGAGGCCATGATGCAGCAACCAGCACCAGAAGGCGTGACGCCTGGAACAGTTCTGCAGGAAGTGCAGAAGGGATACCGCTTAGGCGAGCGCGTCCTCCGGCACAGTCGGGTTGTTGTAGCTGCGCCCCCTAATGGAGATAGCCAGGCCTGA
- the sppA gene encoding signal peptide peptidase SppA has translation MRFLSTLLASILGTLIALGLTFLFILLFLMGLASVVEQPPAIRPGSVLVINLGGSIPEVVSADPLNRLILEEPPYGLRDLTHALKKAATDQRIQAVWLRLQHPQLSWASLEEIRQALLDFKTSGKLLIASCEDFGMDEAAYFLASVADSVFAGPESFFEFNGFYLTVEFYKRLFDRLDIQAQVVRTGSFKSAGEPFVREHLSEENRLQLQALLDTYNRRFLEAVAASRGLSVETLNRLATEQVLLAAEEALQAGLLDGLRDAGQIEQMLKAHLGVDPDDKLRRVSLRRYVRVPDREAGLPTGNAGEIAVIYAVGTIIPGKSQQQPVPLPLLGGQLLGSETLIAALETARQREQIKAVVLRINSPGGSAAASEAIWQAIRRTAEDKPVIVSMGDVAASGGYWISTAADTIVAAPLTITGSIGVIGILFDIGGFFENKIGITFDLLRTSPYADMFSGLVPPEPYEVARLQQTILATYRSFLERVSRARGLPVDSVDAIGGGRVWIGEAAHRIGLVDVLGGLDRAIAIAAEKAGLEPGTYRIRVLPRPKTFAEQLAERLEAKATQAWRHLVGMPAARIPETYQPVLDMLRQLHGTPLAWMLPEVSVH, from the coding sequence ATGCGTTTTCTTTCTACGCTACTGGCCAGTATCCTCGGTACGCTCATTGCTCTCGGGCTGACCTTTCTATTCATATTGTTGTTTTTAATGGGACTGGCCTCGGTCGTAGAACAACCCCCGGCCATTCGCCCGGGCTCGGTCCTGGTCATCAATCTGGGCGGTTCCATCCCTGAGGTCGTCTCGGCCGACCCGCTTAATCGTCTGATTCTGGAAGAACCACCTTATGGACTGCGCGACCTGACCCATGCCCTGAAGAAGGCGGCCACCGATCAGCGAATCCAGGCCGTCTGGCTGCGCTTGCAGCATCCACAACTCTCCTGGGCTTCCCTGGAAGAAATTCGTCAGGCCCTGCTGGATTTTAAGACCAGTGGCAAGCTGCTCATTGCCTCATGTGAAGACTTTGGTATGGATGAGGCGGCGTACTTTCTGGCCAGCGTGGCCGACAGTGTGTTTGCCGGACCCGAGTCGTTTTTTGAATTCAACGGCTTTTACCTGACGGTCGAATTCTACAAGCGGCTGTTCGACCGGCTGGACATTCAGGCGCAGGTGGTCCGAACCGGCTCCTTCAAAAGTGCCGGCGAACCGTTCGTACGCGAGCATCTGTCCGAAGAAAACCGTCTGCAGCTGCAGGCCCTGCTCGACACCTATAATCGCCGCTTTCTGGAAGCGGTCGCAGCATCCCGTGGCCTCTCGGTCGAAACGCTCAATCGATTGGCGACGGAGCAGGTGCTGCTCGCGGCCGAAGAAGCCCTGCAGGCTGGCCTGCTTGACGGGTTGCGCGATGCAGGACAGATCGAGCAAATGCTGAAGGCGCACCTGGGCGTGGATCCGGACGACAAGCTGCGTCGCGTCTCACTACGCCGGTATGTACGCGTGCCTGATCGGGAGGCCGGCCTACCTACGGGCAATGCAGGAGAAATTGCTGTTATCTATGCCGTTGGGACCATCATTCCAGGGAAAAGCCAACAGCAACCCGTCCCCCTACCACTCCTTGGTGGCCAGTTACTGGGTAGTGAAACCCTCATCGCGGCCCTGGAAACGGCGCGTCAGCGTGAACAGATCAAGGCGGTAGTGCTGCGCATCAACTCGCCTGGAGGGTCAGCGGCTGCTTCCGAAGCAATATGGCAGGCTATCCGCCGCACAGCCGAAGACAAGCCTGTCATTGTGTCAATGGGAGATGTAGCTGCTTCTGGCGGATACTGGATCAGCACGGCCGCCGATACAATCGTGGCTGCTCCCCTGACCATCACAGGATCGATCGGCGTGATCGGGATCCTCTTTGACATCGGCGGCTTCTTTGAAAATAAGATTGGGATCACGTTCGACCTGCTGCGCACCAGCCCGTATGCCGACATGTTCTCAGGCCTGGTGCCGCCAGAACCTTACGAAGTAGCACGCCTCCAACAGACCATTCTGGCCACCTATCGCTCCTTCCTGGAAAGAGTATCTCGTGCGCGCGGCCTGCCCGTCGATTCGGTGGACGCCATTGGAGGAGGGCGCGTCTGGATTGGAGAAGCCGCCCATCGCATTGGACTGGTAGATGTGCTGGGGGGACTGGACCGTGCCATTGCCATCGCGGCTGAAAAAGCCGGGCTGGAGCCGGGCACCTACCGGATTCGCGTGCTACCGCGTCCTAAAACGTTTGCTGAACAATTAGCCGAGCGGCTGGAGGCAAAAGCCACCCAGGCCTGGCGACACCTGGTCGGTATGCCGGCGGCTCGGATTCCGGAAACCTATCAGCCTGTGCTGGATATGCTGCGGCAACTTCATGGGACGCCCCTGGCCTGGATGCTGCCCGAAGTGTCGGTACATTGA
- a CDS encoding TIGR02757 family protein, producing MRVNPQTLDRLVARYEQPAFITTDPIAIPHGFDDPRDQEVIGLYAALLAWGRRTLILQKLEELCARMDYRPYRFVRHFDPIRDAERLHTFRHRTFQPQDAFWLTRNLQALLVRYETLESFIAAHLPSEAPDIGPAIEALSRALCALPGTPSRLQKHLPRPSTGSACKRLALYFRWMVRPGPVDLGLWQVVRPAQLVLPLDVHVGRQARSWGLLRRKANDWKAVQELTAVCRRLCPEDPVRYDFALFGAALLGSSGASVSPTVR from the coding sequence ATGCGTGTCAATCCTCAGACACTGGACAGGCTGGTTGCGCGCTACGAGCAACCCGCCTTTATCACGACCGATCCCATCGCTATTCCCCACGGTTTTGACGATCCACGCGACCAGGAAGTTATTGGCCTGTATGCAGCCTTGCTGGCCTGGGGTCGTCGCACGCTTATCTTACAAAAGCTGGAGGAACTCTGCGCCCGCATGGACTATCGTCCCTATCGGTTCGTCCGCCACTTTGATCCGATACGGGACGCGGAACGCCTGCACACGTTTCGTCACCGTACCTTTCAGCCGCAGGATGCCTTCTGGCTGACCCGCAATCTTCAGGCCCTGCTGGTACGCTATGAAACGCTGGAGTCTTTCATAGCCGCTCACCTGCCCTCTGAGGCCCCGGACATCGGGCCGGCCATCGAAGCACTGAGTCGAGCCCTTTGCGCCCTACCGGGAACGCCATCGCGCCTGCAAAAGCATCTGCCTCGACCTTCCACAGGCAGCGCCTGTAAACGTCTGGCCCTCTACTTCCGGTGGATGGTACGGCCAGGTCCGGTCGATCTTGGTCTCTGGCAGGTGGTGCGTCCGGCTCAGCTGGTACTCCCTCTGGACGTGCATGTGGGCCGACAGGCGCGCAGCTGGGGATTGCTCCGCCGCAAAGCCAACGACTGGAAAGCAGTGCAGGAGTTGACAGCCGTCTGTCGGCGTCTCTGTCCGGAAGACCCTGTGCGTTACGATTTTGCACTTTTTGGAGCGGCATTGCTGGGCAGCTCCGGAGCAAGCGTTTCACCTACGGTCCGATAG
- a CDS encoding Glu/Leu/Phe/Val dehydrogenase has product MQLPEATVEEQTYSFWEQVNRMFDRAAAYTQHPPGLLEQIKACNSVYRMEFPIKRDDGSIEVIQAYRAEHSHHKLPTKGGIRYAENVTEDEVMALAALMTYKCAIVDVPFGGAKGGVKIDRRKYSETELERITRRYTYELLRKNFIGPGVDVPAPDYGTGPREMAWILDTFNSFSTNPLEALACVTGKPVGQGGVRGRKEATGRGVFFGVREACSVAEDMEALGLQPGLSGKTVVVQGLGNVGYHAARFLAEGGAVLVGLAEIEGAIYNPDGLDLEAVMEHRRRTGSILNFPGAKNLERSQDALELPCDILVPAALEKQITVANAPRIQAKIIAEAANGPVTIEAEEILLKKGVLIIPDVYLNAGGVTVSYFEWLRNLYHVRFGRLSKRFEERTFSRILEVIEDLTGKKVPVELVQEVAHGADEEDLVNSGLEETMINAYHEILTIRRKHGVDLRTAAFIDAIDKVARSYLELGIFP; this is encoded by the coding sequence ATGCAACTGCCAGAAGCTACTGTAGAAGAACAAACGTACTCGTTCTGGGAGCAGGTCAATCGCATGTTTGATCGGGCGGCGGCTTATACCCAGCACCCGCCGGGCTTGCTCGAACAGATCAAGGCCTGTAACAGCGTCTACCGGATGGAATTCCCCATCAAACGCGATGACGGTTCTATTGAAGTGATTCAAGCGTATCGGGCCGAGCACAGCCACCACAAGCTGCCGACCAAAGGGGGCATCCGGTACGCTGAAAATGTTACCGAAGACGAGGTGATGGCACTGGCCGCCCTGATGACTTACAAGTGTGCCATTGTGGACGTACCGTTTGGCGGCGCCAAGGGCGGGGTTAAAATTGATCGGCGCAAGTATAGCGAGACCGAGCTGGAGCGGATCACGCGCCGTTATACGTACGAACTGCTCCGTAAGAATTTTATCGGGCCCGGGGTGGATGTGCCGGCTCCGGATTATGGGACCGGTCCCCGGGAAATGGCCTGGATTCTGGATACGTTCAATTCGTTTTCCACCAATCCCCTTGAGGCACTGGCCTGCGTGACCGGTAAGCCCGTGGGACAGGGAGGCGTACGGGGCCGGAAGGAGGCTACCGGACGCGGCGTATTCTTCGGCGTGCGGGAAGCCTGTAGTGTGGCTGAAGATATGGAAGCCCTGGGGTTGCAGCCAGGCCTTTCCGGTAAGACGGTGGTTGTGCAGGGGCTGGGCAATGTGGGCTATCATGCCGCCCGTTTCCTTGCTGAAGGAGGTGCCGTCCTGGTGGGGCTGGCCGAAATCGAAGGTGCCATTTACAATCCGGACGGACTCGACCTGGAGGCCGTGATGGAGCACCGGCGACGTACGGGTTCAATTTTAAACTTTCCTGGTGCAAAAAACCTGGAACGTTCACAGGATGCGCTGGAGCTCCCCTGCGACATTCTCGTACCCGCTGCCCTGGAGAAACAGATCACGGTAGCGAACGCCCCGCGTATTCAGGCCAAAATCATTGCTGAAGCCGCCAACGGTCCGGTTACGATTGAGGCTGAGGAAATCCTGCTGAAGAAAGGGGTGCTGATTATTCCCGACGTTTACCTCAACGCAGGCGGTGTGACCGTCTCTTACTTCGAGTGGCTGCGCAACCTGTACCATGTGCGGTTTGGACGCCTCAGCAAACGCTTTGAAGAACGCACCTTCAGCCGGATTCTGGAAGTCATCGAAGATCTGACCGGCAAAAAGGTGCCGGTTGAACTGGTGCAGGAAGTCGCGCATGGCGCTGACGAAGAAGATCTGGTCAACTCCGGTCTGGAGGAGACCATGATCAACGCCTACCATGAGATTCTGACCATCCGTCGTAAGCACGGAGTAGATTTACGCACAGCCGCCTTTATCGATGCCATCGACAAGGTGGCGCGGTCGTATCTGGAGCTGGGAATTTTCCCGTAA
- a CDS encoding FAD-linked oxidase C-terminal domain-containing protein, whose product MEAPLRPTRSFLSTERLEEFAVRLRPHLRGTLHMDPMTRALYATDASIYRMEPVGVLLPAHADDVQAALEMAQAFGIPVLPRGGGSSLAGQAVNEALVIDFTKHLHRILEINPEERQVRVEPGCLLEPLNKALQPYGLMVGPDPASGGRATLGGMLANNATGAHSILYGSMIQHVCAVQALLADGTPVRFEALTADAWAERMRRHDPEGRLYRELDTLLRQKGDIIARDTPRHWRRNSGYRLEYLLDASRRNLAQLLCGSEGTLAVVTELTVNLVPRPKQTALGVVHFHTRADALRAVTTILETSPSAVELFDGVAIEATRRAPGYAPRLATFIQGKPGAVLITEYFGETEAELVHKLDTLAAALQRTGQGYAMVRVLQPEHIQNVWSVRSEGVGLVMGVRGDHKPIPVIEDAAVPVEHLADYVADLERLFQETNTQAVFYAHASAGCLHIRPFINTKDAREVKKMREIAVGSMELVKKYGGVLSSEHGDGIVRGWLNEAFLGPALCEVYRQLKQIFDPNGLLNPGKIIDTPPMTENLRMGPTYHTIELIEELDWSEAGGFARAVEQCNGNGACRKLESGVMCPSYMVTRDERHTTRGRANALRAVMSGALPIEELTGQALYEVMDLCVQCKACKTECPSNVDMAKMKTEWLAKYWEANGVPLRTRLFAHQPRLARWIGGGWKARLVNSGLHHPLVRWIMDRMLGISARRKLPAFASEPFTRWFQKQQQTGEGPPVVLFADTFNNYHHPEVARAATEFFWHLGLQVVVPDERACCGRPLISKGLISEAQQQLLDALERLYPYVEQGWPIVGLEPSCILTFRDELLSLLPGDPRARALARSVLTFEEYVVRLADEGRLNHVRWRQEPKRILLHGHCHQKALVGTDVAARVLSLPPGYTVEVLDTSCCGMAGAFGYEKEHVDISLKMAERRLAPAVRAADYGTLIAAPGTSCRAQIEDTTGRRALHPAEILRQALV is encoded by the coding sequence ATGGAAGCCCCGCTGCGTCCCACCCGCTCTTTTCTCTCGACCGAGCGCCTGGAAGAATTTGCCGTCCGGTTGCGTCCCCATCTGCGCGGCACGCTCCACATGGATCCGATGACGCGGGCGCTTTATGCGACCGACGCCAGCATCTACCGGATGGAGCCTGTGGGCGTGCTGTTGCCGGCGCACGCCGACGACGTGCAGGCCGCGCTGGAGATGGCGCAGGCGTTTGGTATTCCGGTGCTGCCACGCGGAGGTGGGTCGTCGCTGGCCGGACAGGCCGTCAACGAAGCGCTGGTGATCGACTTTACAAAGCATCTACACCGTATTCTGGAAATCAACCCGGAAGAACGCCAGGTACGGGTAGAGCCCGGGTGTCTGTTGGAGCCGCTCAACAAAGCGCTGCAACCCTACGGCCTGATGGTGGGGCCTGACCCGGCCAGTGGAGGACGCGCCACGCTGGGAGGGATGCTTGCCAATAATGCGACCGGTGCCCACTCTATCCTGTACGGCAGTATGATCCAGCACGTGTGCGCAGTGCAGGCCCTGCTGGCCGACGGTACGCCCGTGCGGTTCGAGGCGCTGACGGCCGATGCCTGGGCCGAGCGCATGCGTCGACATGACCCTGAAGGGCGGCTTTATCGAGAACTGGACACGTTACTGCGACAAAAAGGCGACATTATCGCACGCGACACGCCCCGGCACTGGCGACGCAATAGTGGCTATCGGCTCGAATACCTGCTGGATGCATCCAGGCGCAACCTGGCCCAGTTGCTGTGTGGTAGCGAAGGCACACTGGCCGTTGTTACCGAGTTGACCGTCAACCTGGTGCCACGTCCGAAGCAGACTGCACTGGGCGTGGTTCACTTTCACACACGTGCTGACGCACTCCGAGCGGTAACGACCATTCTGGAAACGAGCCCCTCGGCGGTTGAACTGTTTGACGGGGTGGCCATCGAGGCCACGCGACGCGCCCCGGGCTATGCCCCGCGGTTGGCGACCTTTATTCAGGGGAAGCCGGGCGCCGTGCTGATTACGGAATATTTCGGAGAGACCGAGGCGGAGCTGGTGCACAAACTGGACACGTTAGCAGCAGCGCTACAGCGGACCGGTCAGGGCTATGCCATGGTGCGGGTGCTGCAACCCGAGCACATTCAGAACGTCTGGAGCGTCCGCAGTGAGGGGGTAGGGTTGGTCATGGGCGTCAGAGGCGATCATAAGCCCATTCCGGTCATTGAAGATGCCGCTGTCCCTGTCGAACATCTGGCCGACTATGTGGCCGACCTGGAGCGCCTGTTCCAGGAAACGAACACGCAGGCGGTCTTCTACGCGCACGCCTCAGCGGGCTGTCTGCACATTCGGCCGTTCATCAACACAAAAGATGCCCGCGAGGTGAAAAAAATGCGGGAGATCGCGGTTGGCTCCATGGAGCTGGTCAAAAAGTACGGGGGCGTGCTTTCCTCTGAGCATGGCGATGGCATCGTACGGGGATGGCTCAACGAGGCCTTTCTGGGACCAGCACTCTGCGAGGTGTATCGACAACTCAAACAGATTTTCGACCCGAACGGCCTGCTCAATCCGGGCAAAATCATCGATACGCCCCCGATGACAGAAAATCTACGGATGGGGCCCACGTATCATACCATCGAGCTGATTGAAGAGCTGGATTGGTCGGAAGCAGGGGGCTTTGCACGGGCCGTCGAGCAGTGCAACGGCAACGGAGCCTGCCGGAAGCTGGAAAGTGGGGTTATGTGCCCCAGCTACATGGTCACGCGTGATGAGCGACACACGACGCGGGGAAGAGCCAACGCCCTGCGAGCGGTCATGTCCGGGGCCTTGCCCATCGAGGAGCTGACGGGCCAGGCGCTCTACGAGGTCATGGACCTGTGCGTGCAGTGCAAGGCGTGTAAGACCGAATGCCCCTCGAACGTGGATATGGCCAAGATGAAAACCGAGTGGCTGGCTAAATACTGGGAAGCGAATGGCGTACCGTTGCGCACGCGTCTGTTTGCCCATCAGCCCCGACTGGCCCGCTGGATCGGAGGGGGGTGGAAGGCACGTCTGGTCAATAGCGGATTGCATCATCCGCTGGTGCGCTGGATCATGGACCGAATGCTGGGCATCAGCGCCCGCCGTAAGCTGCCCGCCTTTGCGTCGGAACCGTTCACTCGCTGGTTTCAGAAGCAGCAACAGACAGGCGAAGGGCCGCCCGTTGTGCTTTTTGCCGATACCTTTAACAATTACCACCATCCCGAGGTGGCACGGGCAGCAACCGAGTTTTTCTGGCATCTGGGGCTACAGGTCGTAGTGCCCGACGAACGGGCCTGTTGTGGGCGTCCGCTTATCTCCAAGGGATTGATCAGTGAAGCCCAGCAACAGCTACTTGATGCGCTGGAACGGCTGTATCCCTATGTGGAACAGGGCTGGCCAATTGTTGGGCTTGAGCCAAGCTGTATCCTGACGTTCCGTGACGAGTTGCTGAGTCTGTTGCCGGGCGACCCGCGGGCACGGGCACTGGCGCGTAGCGTGCTCACCTTCGAAGAATATGTGGTTCGGCTGGCTGATGAAGGCCGACTCAACCATGTGCGCTGGCGTCAGGAACCGAAACGGATCCTGCTGCACGGTCACTGCCATCAGAAGGCGCTGGTCGGTACCGATGTGGCGGCTCGGGTGCTGTCGTTGCCACCCGGCTATACGGTCGAGGTGCTCGACACAAGCTGTTGTGGCATGGCCGGCGCTTTTGGGTATGAAAAGGAACATGTGGACATTTCGCTGAAAATGGCTGAGCGACGGCTGGCTCCGGCCGTGCGGGCGGCTGACTACGGCACACTCATTGCGGCGCCGGGCACTTCGTGTCGTGCGCAGATTGAAGACACCACGGGACGGCGTGCGTTGCATCCTGCCGAGATTCTGCGACAGGCGCTGGTCTGA
- the hrcA gene encoding heat-inducible transcriptional repressor HrcA, which produces MRAQVRPGQMRRRKPPYRTVRKNDPAAPLSERERQILRLVVESFIDTAGPVGSHFLARRYSIGLSPASIRNTMSELEEMGYLDHPYTSAGRVPTDLGYRTFVDALMDVPELAPEERRVLHQRVREIGNDPEELWRESTRLLGQLSRLLGVVLTPRLSTGVLERLEVVPLSSTRAMFVLSVRGGLVRTILVELSSELSRRDLELVVALLNERLAGLTLATIRQSCYQRLADLEDRTGLVQLVLAEAPVLFSEPSEGRVRFGGTQYIMGQPEFQQPEELRNLFLLLEDEEELVRLLEGTDHSEDVEVGRAQVSIGRENRDEKVEKFSIVTARYRLGDAVGTIGVIGPTRMDYRRVLALVQEMAQLLCRPIDQTVN; this is translated from the coding sequence ATGCGTGCACAGGTGCGGCCTGGACAGATGCGGCGACGGAAACCGCCTTATCGGACCGTACGGAAGAATGATCCGGCTGCGCCGCTGAGCGAGCGGGAGCGGCAGATTTTGCGGCTGGTGGTTGAAAGCTTTATTGATACGGCCGGGCCGGTCGGGTCGCATTTCCTGGCCCGTCGGTATTCGATCGGGCTCAGTCCGGCTTCCATTCGCAACACGATGAGTGAACTGGAGGAGATGGGTTACCTCGACCATCCGTACACGTCGGCCGGTCGGGTGCCCACGGATCTGGGCTATCGGACGTTTGTGGATGCTTTGATGGATGTGCCCGAGCTGGCACCGGAAGAACGCCGGGTGCTGCACCAGAGAGTGCGGGAGATCGGTAATGATCCCGAAGAGCTGTGGCGCGAGAGCACGCGACTGCTCGGGCAACTGTCGCGCTTGCTGGGTGTGGTACTTACGCCCCGGCTTTCGACCGGGGTGCTGGAGCGTCTTGAGGTGGTACCGCTTTCGTCCACCCGTGCCATGTTTGTGCTCAGCGTACGTGGGGGCCTGGTGCGCACGATTCTTGTAGAGCTGTCTTCCGAGCTGAGCCGGCGTGATCTGGAGCTGGTCGTGGCGTTGCTCAACGAGCGACTGGCGGGCCTGACTTTGGCCACGATCCGACAGAGTTGCTATCAGCGATTGGCTGATCTGGAAGACCGGACCGGCCTGGTGCAGCTGGTGCTGGCCGAAGCTCCTGTCCTTTTCAGTGAGCCCAGTGAGGGACGGGTACGCTTCGGGGGTACTCAGTATATCATGGGCCAGCCAGAATTCCAGCAGCCGGAAGAATTGCGCAATCTGTTTCTGTTGCTGGAAGACGAAGAGGAGCTGGTGCGCCTGCTGGAAGGAACCGATCATTCGGAAGACGTTGAAGTAGGCCGCGCCCAGGTGTCGATCGGACGAGAGAATCGTGACGAAAAGGTAGAAAAATTTTCGATCGTCACGGCACGGTATCGTCTGGGCGATGCGGTGGGAACTATCGGGGTAATTGGACCTACCCGTATGGACTACCGGCGCGTGCTGGCGCTGGTGCAGGAAATGGCCCAGCTACTTTGCCGTCCGATCGACCAAACCGTAAACTGA